One Archangium violaceum genomic window, CAGCCTGGCCGCGCAGGCCGCATAGCGGCGAGGTCGCCGCGAGGCGGGCGACCGGAGACAGTGTCCGGCCAGGTCCCAAGTACCTCTGCGTCTGTGGTGCCATATGGCGCGTGCTATGCGCTCCCGTACCTCTGGCCGATTCGCCGACAGGCTCCTAGCTCGGGAGTGGGCCCTCCTGGATTCGAACCACGTTCGTGGACACTCCACTTGCCTCCCGAGCCATCGTGAGACGGGGTGGGCCGGGGACGGCGCACTTCGTCTTGGCCGTGGGCATGGGCTGTGCCTTGATCTCACAGCGATGGGATTCGCTGGCTCCCCTGGAGGTGCCGGGGGCGGGCTGCCGTGCAGCACCGGAGACAGGGACACCTTGTCCTGGAGCGGTTGCCTCTCGGCCTCCTGCCGGCACGTGGCGATGTTCGCCGAGCTCCACGCACAGGTTCGAGGGCGGACATGGCTTCCAGGGGCATCCGATCCAGCCTACTGGGAGTGGGATTGAGCCACTTGGGGTGGACGTACCGCGTGAGCCGGCGACACGGGAGGTCGCCGACTGTCTTGGCCGCGTCCAATGCCAGGCTACTTCGTGAGCTTGAAGACCTTGTAGAACTGGGCCCAGTAGATGCCCGAGTCATCCACGGCGATGTCGTGCGTGGAGTAGGTCTCCGTGGTCAGGGCCTGATCGCCGCTCCCGTCCTTGCAGGTCGCCGTGAGGACTTCGTCCTTGATCCAGTAGAGCCGCTCGCCATCAACGGCCAGGACGTTCCCGGGACTGTCCGCATAGGCGATGTTCGTCACGGCGCCGCCGCTCTTGGAGAGCTTGTTGAGCCCGGTGTAGTAGTCGAGGAAGTAGATGTTGTTCGCGTCCAGGGCGAACTGGTGGAACTTGCCCGCCTGGATGAAGAGCAGTTGAGTGGGCGCGGCGCCACCGTTCTTCGGCGCCTTCCAAAGGATCCATCCCTTTCCATTCGCCGGCTGGTTCACCCAGTAGAGGCTGTCCTCGTCCACGAGGGCCTGAAGCGGCTTGGTCGGGAGGCCGCTCTGCGCGACCACGGAGGGCGAGCCCCCCGCGCGGGGCACCGTGTAGAAGTGCCCATCGTTGTTGTCGACCCAGTAGAGGTGGGTGGCATCCCCCGTGAGGAATCTCGGCCTGTTGGTCGAGGGCGAGGTCGGGATGGCCGTGAAGGAGCCGTCGGCGTTCAGGCGGTTCACCCGGCCCGGCAGGGGATTCGCGGCGCCCAGGACATAGATCTCCCCGCCGGCCTGCTCGACGGCCGGGATGGTCGCGAGATTCGTGAGGAAGCGTGAGGCGGTGCCGCCCGACTTGGGGACCCTGCCCACGAAGCCGTTCGCGATATACGGGTAGGAGCCGCCGGCGAAGTACACATCATTGTCAGTCAATGCGATGGACGTCGTGGGCCAGAAATCCGCGATCAGGGCGGGCGTGCAAACGCCTCCCTCGCACAGCGGCGCGCATCCCGAGCCGGTGGGGGCGCTGTGGCGTCCTTCCGCCATGCTGGCCGTGGCGAGGAGGACGGCCGAAGTGGCGGAGAAGACAGTCGCGGAGGAGTGAAGCGCTTTGAGCAGTTTCTTCATACGTAACACCTCATCGAAGACCTGAAATGCAAGACACGTATGGATCACCAGCGAAGCGCGTATCGCATGTTGTTGCTTTCAGGTCAAACCAAGAGTTTGAAAAGCGTGTATTCATATCCGCTTCTTCCTCGCTTCCTGCCTCGCCTCTGCCTGGGGCGCCTCGCTCTCCTCCTCCGCTCCCGCTTGGGGGACCAGAAAGGGCCGCAGCTTCGCGCCCGGAGCAAAGACGCCAAGGAAGCGGGTGAGGTTCAGATGCGTCGAAGACCTGTCCACCTCGCGGCGGACCCCTGTCCGCACGACCATCGGCGGCTGACCGGTGAGCCTGACGAACGCGCGTCTCATCCGGAGCACAAGAAAATGGGAGGCCGGTTGAAGGTGAGGGCTGGAGCGGAGGGGCCGAGGAGAGCCGCGGACGGGAGCCGCCCGAGCTGTGTGCCAGGCCCGTGTAGGGGGCCGAGCACCCCCATAGGGCACACTGCTGCCCAGGCCGCCCTCCCCTCAGGGCGCGGCAAGAGCCTGAGCTGGGCCTGTGGGTTGTCTCAAGCGCCTCAACACCTCGCTGCCTGGGGTGGCCCTCGCTCCGGGGCCAGCCTCGCACCTGCTGTGGCCAGGCCCTGGTGCCTCAGAATCGCGCGCACCCCTCGTGCTCCCTTCACCTACGCCAACACCCGGCGCCTGCCTCCACACCTCACGCTGGCCAACACGTCGATGTCGAACGTCTTCCTCAGGAGTTCCGCGAAAGTCCACTCGCGGCGTCCTCTCCTTCCGCGGCTCCTTCCTGGCCGCAGCCTCGCGCTCCACGCTCGCCTCCCCCTCTCCTGCTGCTTGGGGGAGCTCCAGCGTGCCCGCGAGAAGAAGCGGTGAAAGGCCGCGTGGTGTCGCACGCCGGAGACTCCTGCGGACACCAAGGACTCGGTGACAGCGTGCACGCCACGGGTGCTTACCCAGCCAGCAAACAAGGTGAGGAAACGACAGAACGAGGGCTGCGTGAAAACGGGGCGCAGGAACAGAAGCAGCGGCAGCAGTGTGTTGAGAGAAGGGGCGGTCATCGTGTACTGGACGGGAGAAGTCTTGGTCGACCTCACAACCAGTCCGGTGGCCGTCTCTTCCCTACTGCTCCGCTGCTCCCTTGCTCGCTCTACTCAAAATGGCGAAAGTCGAGTCTGACTCATCCTCATGAGCCGATCTTCGGCCGCGGTGCGGAAAGGGCATCGTCCATGGACCCGTTTCCCTTGGGGTTCTCCAGCAACCTACTTTCCACCACTCTCCGAGATCCTGCCACGGCCAGCTCACCCGTCACCGATCTTCTTGAGGGCCAGACTCGCCTCCGAGCGAACCTCTTCAATCTCGCTCTTCTCCAAGTGGCGAAGCACGAGGACGGCACGCTTGCGCAATTTGCCGTTCCTCGTCTTCCTGGCGAGGACTCCGAGTCCATGCGGAACGAAAGCTCTCGCCGGCATGGACGCGATCCCCGCCAAACTCACGAGTGCATCCAGCGCGGACTGGTCCCCATAGCGGCCTCCAAGGAGCTCTCCGATGACGAATGCCCCCATCGGATTGGAACCCTTGTCGAAGTTGGCAACCAGCAATGGCCGGAGCATCTCTCGCTGACTCGACGAGAGGCGTCTCCAGCTATCTCCAATCGCTCTCACGAACTGCCAGGTGTCATCGTGCTTCCAGAATGCCGAATCAGCGAGCAGTGACGTGAATCGCTCGAACGCGTTTTCAGGGAATTTGTCGTACCGCCGCAGCCTGAACTCGAGTTGCATCAGGAGGTTGAACAGCTTGCTTCCGGACCGAGCAAGAACTTCTGCCCGAACAGCATCGAGCACATCCGCCGGTTCGCGGTCCTTCGGGATGCTGTCAGGGCGCTGTGAGTTCCCCTCCATGATCCATTCGATGGCCCTGGACGCCTCATCTCCCACGGAGCCCATCCATCCCTCCACGGGCGTCTGGTCCCTGAGCATTCCTTGAAGCACTGGGATGAGCGGCAGGTGCCTGGTCGCTCCGAGCGTATGGACAGCGCAGTACCGGACCTCGGGCGAATCGTCTCTCAAGGCCTCCTGAAGAGCATCGACAGCGGCGTTGAACTCCTTGGAATCGGTCTCGACCTTGTCGAACAAGTAGGCGATGCACTCCGCGGCTTGACCCCGAACCTTGGGGTGCTCCCTCTGGTCCGCGAGGATCCGGACCATCAGGTCCAACAAGCTGACGTCGCCATGCCAGCTCAGCGCATAGAGAATACAGTGTCGCACCTCGACACGCTCCTCGCTGGGCAGCAGCTCGAGGAGCCTCGCCGTCGTCGAGCTGTCCGCCGAAAGCAGCTTCGCCGCCTCGACGATGGCGATGGGAGCCGATCCTCGGATGTCCCTCAGCGCGGCTTCCCTCTGCTCTTCAGGCAAGGGCGCTCTCTCACTCATGCTCACGTTCCGATCTTCGCCACCCCATGGGAAACTCTCCTCGGAATGGGTCCCGGCCTTGGCGAAGGAATTGGCCTCCTCAACGACCCTTTCGCGCCCTGAACTCCGCTACAAAATCAAGCAACTTCTTGATCGCCGCCAGATGGTCTCCGTTACAGTCACGCAGGTACTTCGCAACCCAGCCCTCCGGCGGGAACTCCTCCTTTTCAAAGCTAAGTACTACAGTCGGACTTCGCCTCTCGGTCGGAACATATTGCGCTTCCCTGCTGGGCGAGGAGCCACAACATCTGGGGCACATGGATTGAAGTGCGGCTGTAGTACTAGGCAAGGTGACATTTCCGTAGGTTTGAATTGCCTACTCGGAATCTTCGGCTGGTTCGTCTGTCTCCACGTCTGTCTCCACGTCTTCCCCTTCAAGGGGTGCGCTCATGAAGGTATACCTTCCAGGCAATCGAACGACCATGAAACCCTTACCGGCGATTCTGACGCGCTCTGCGTCCTCTGCCTTCCCGCTGGCCAGCCATTTGTCTGCCTCTTCCCGGGTGGCGAACTCATGGGAGACTTTGAGCTTGAATGAGGGGTCAAAAACGTCCCGATAGAACCTGCGAAAATCATCCTCTTTCCGGATGTGGCGGGGGTAGATCAATGCAATCTGCGCAAGTTCGATTGCGTCCCTCTCTGGCGAACCCTCCGGATGCTTCTCGATGATCGAGTTGAGAATGTGGAGGATTGCCTCTGTGTCAAAGTCTGGGATATAGGGCATGGCGGCGCCGCCCCTTTCGTTTTTCTAACGGTAAGTTCAGATGGGGACAAGAAAGAGCGCGCCACCAATTATCGCAATGACAAAGCCTACTCCGGCCACTGCCACATGGGTTCCGGGCGGCGCCTCGGGTGTGTGCTCTTTGAGCCAATCGAGCGCTTCGCTGATATTTAGAAATGTCAGTTTCTTGCTCTGTGATTCTTGCCGCTCAAGCTCCTCTTGTTTGTCGACGCACTTATTGAATTCTTCGCGGCACGCCCTGGTGCAGTATTCGCGGTGCACGGCGGAGTGTTTCTTGATGCTCCAAACTGGCGGCTTGCGCCTCCAGCACTTGTCGTAGCACTGTATTTGCAGTTCGTTGCAATAAGCCTCTGCACCAGCGCCACCGATACCGCGTGCATCGTCTCGAAAGTCGATGTTGCTTGCGTCCTCAGCGATTAGGTACATCTTGCGCTCGGGCACTTGCGTGTGGGCGCATCCGAGGTTTGCCATGGCCACCGCTACTAGCAATGCCACCAATCGCGTCAGACCTGCTGGGTGCATCGCCTTGTCCCTCAGTGCTTCGCTGCGTTACCTGCCTGCACTCCCGTTCAACCTCGGCTGAGTGGACGAGTCCCAAGGCAGCAGAGCGCTTCCCCGTGCCGTCCGGCTGTGGAGCTCCGAAGTTTCGAGCATCTAGCTACCCTGTCCGGCCTTCCCTATTTACCCCGGGGGTTCAGCTTGCCGACCCGCCTACTTGCCATAGCGGGTCAGGCGCGTCGGTTTTCGGACGCTAGTGGAGTGTCCACGAAGTTCGTAGACATTCCACTAGTGCTGGGCGAGCCATGCGCTTGGCTCGCGTTCTTCGACTCACCTTGTTAGCAACACTCCGGGTACGACGAGCTGTTACGGAGAGTCATCAGCCCCCGCGTCTCGCGCGAAACCACAGCAGGCCCAGCACTCCGAGGCTCACGAGTGACAGGGTCAGCCCCGTGACGAAGGAGCCTGGACGGTAATGCAATTCCACCCGTCGCTCGCTCCCGCGCAGGGCGATGGCTCGCAGGCCCTCGGCTTCGAGGAGCGGCACCGGCTCGCCATCCGCCTCGGCCTCCCAGCCCGGGAACCACGCATCCCTCACGGTGAGCCGCTCGCCCCCTCGCGGAAGCGTGAAGACGAGCCGTGAAGGCAGATCCACCTCGGGCTCCAACTCCAGCCGCTCCCCGCCCGACTCCAGCAGCGCCCGGCCCGGACGGCCCAGCTTCAACGCGAGATAGCTTCCGTTCTGGAAGAGCACCTCTCCCGGGTACGCCGCGCGCTTCGCCTCGTCGTCGATGACCACCACCGAGGCCCCCAGCTGCCTCGCCGCCCGCTCCGGCTCCTCGCGCACGAGCCGCTTCACGTACGCGGGCGCCGGCACCACGAAGCCCTCCAGCGCCGCGAAGCCTCCCGCCATGTTGGCGTTGGGGATGCCCACCTCGCACGCCTCCGCCCGGTGCTCGAGGTCCACGCGTCCCCAGTCGATGTCGTAGGCCACGCGGCCTCCGGGCTGGAACGCCGGAGAGGGACGGCACGGCTCGCCGCC contains:
- a CDS encoding HEAT repeat domain-containing protein; protein product: MSERAPLPEEQREAALRDIRGSAPIAIVEAAKLLSADSSTTARLLELLPSEERVEVRHCILYALSWHGDVSLLDLMVRILADQREHPKVRGQAAECIAYLFDKVETDSKEFNAAVDALQEALRDDSPEVRYCAVHTLGATRHLPLIPVLQGMLRDQTPVEGWMGSVGDEASRAIEWIMEGNSQRPDSIPKDREPADVLDAVRAEVLARSGSKLFNLLMQLEFRLRRYDKFPENAFERFTSLLADSAFWKHDDTWQFVRAIGDSWRRLSSSQREMLRPLLVANFDKGSNPMGAFVIGELLGGRYGDQSALDALVSLAGIASMPARAFVPHGLGVLARKTRNGKLRKRAVLVLRHLEKSEIEEVRSEASLALKKIGDG